CCCTGTTCCCTCCTCCGCGCCTCAGCGCCTCTGCGTGCAAAACCCCCATAGCGTCCTTTGCGTTCTTTGCGTGCAACCCTCCGCGCCCGGGGGCCCTGCACCACCAGCTCCCTCGAGTTCGCTCGGGATGACCCCTGTTCCCTCCTCCGCGCCTCAGCGCCTCTGCGTGCAAATCCCCCATAGCGTCCTTTGCGTTCTTTGCGTGCAACTACCCTCCGCGCCTTCCGCGCCCCGCATCCAGTACGCTGGGCCGTGCCCTCTCCGCGCCTCTACGACGATCTGGCCTGGGTCTGGAACTACCTCAGCCCGCCGTCGCACTACGCGGAGGAGGTCGAGTCCTTCCGCCTCCGGTTCGCGCGCGAGGGCGTCTCTTCGCAAGGCTCCGTGCTGCACTTGGGAAGCGGCGGGGGGAGCATCGATTTCCATCTCAAGCGCGAGTACCGCGTGACGGGCGTGGACCGCAGCGCCGCCATGATCGAGGTCGCGAGGGCGCACAACCCCGAGGTCGAGTACGTCCAAGGCGACTTGCGCGACGTGCGCTTGGGGCGCACGTTCGACGGGGTGCTGCTCCACGACGCCAGCACCTACATGCACACCCCCGAGGAGATGCAGGCCGCGTTCCACACGGCCGCGGCGCACCTCGAACCCAACGGTGTCCTCATCTACCTTCCCGAAGAGCTGCGCTCCCGCTTCGTGCAACACAAGACGAAGGTGCGCACGATCGGCGATGCGGACCTCTCGGTCACGACCCTCGAAGTGGATTTCGACCCGGACCCCTCGGACCGCACGTTCGAAACGACGTTCGTGTTTCTGATTCGGCGCGAGGGGGAGCTGACGGTCGAGCACGACACGCACACGATGGGACTGTGGGAGATCGACGAACTGTTGCCGATGTTGCGCGAAGCGGGATTCGACGCGGAGATCGAGCCGTGGGAGTTGAGCGATTTGGAGCCGGGCGAGGCGTACCCGCTGATCACCGCCGTGTTGGTCCATCCACGCTTTGCGGGGTCCTGATAAGGGCGCACGCGCCGCTTTCGGCCC
This window of the Fimbriimonadaceae bacterium genome carries:
- a CDS encoding class I SAM-dependent methyltransferase, which codes for MPSPRLYDDLAWVWNYLSPPSHYAEEVESFRLRFAREGVSSQGSVLHLGSGGGSIDFHLKREYRVTGVDRSAAMIEVARAHNPEVEYVQGDLRDVRLGRTFDGVLLHDASTYMHTPEEMQAAFHTAAAHLEPNGVLIYLPEELRSRFVQHKTKVRTIGDADLSVTTLEVDFDPDPSDRTFETTFVFLIRREGELTVEHDTHTMGLWEIDELLPMLREAGFDAEIEPWELSDLEPGEAYPLITAVLVHPRFAGS